From a region of the Daphnia magna isolate NIES linkage group LG1, ASM2063170v1.1, whole genome shotgun sequence genome:
- the LOC116923519 gene encoding ras-like GTP-binding protein RhoL, translating to MNRVRPIKITVVGDGMVGKTCILIVYTKKEFPELHVPTVFDNYSGTIEVDGYPYNISLWDTAGQEEYKNLRILSYPNTDVFLLCYAVSHRPSFENIVQKWIPELKHYCPHTSIILVGTKADIRKDHGSTNTQCVTTFEGRELSKKFQINGFYECSAKTGENLVQIFEEAIRIAINKPKQKPSRCDLL from the exons ATGAATCGAGTTCGGCCGATAAAGATTACTGTCGTCGGGGACGGTATGGTGGGGAAAACGTGCATTCTCATTGTGTATACGAAGAAAGAATTTCCTGAGTTACACGTTCCGACCGT GTTTGACAACTATTCCGGTACGATCGAAGTTGATGGATATCCTTATAACATTTCACTGTGGGACACAGCCGGCCAGGAAGAATATAAAAATCTTCGCATCCTTTCCTATCCTAAT ACGGACGTGTTCTTACTTTGCTACGCAGTTAGCCATCGGCCTTCTTTTGAAAACATTGTACAAAAGTGGATCCCTGAGCTGAAGCACTACTGTCCTCACACATCCATCATCCTTGTCG GAACGAAGGCGGACATCCGGAAAGACCATGGATCGACTAATACACAATGT GTAACTACATTTGAGGGTAGAGAATTGAGCAAGAAGTTCCAGATCAATGGTTTTTACGAATGCTCGGCAAAAACAGGGGAAAATTTAGTACAAATTTTCGAAGAGGCCATCCGAATTGCTATAAATAAACCGAAACAAAAGCCGTCCAGGTGTGACCTTCTCTAA
- the LOC116923527 gene encoding ras-like GTP-binding protein RhoL — protein sequence MNRDRPLKITVVGDGTVGKTCILIVYTKNIFPVQYVPTVFDNFSDTIEVDGKSYNVSLWDTAGQEDYERLRILSYPNTDVFLLCYAVNNRTSFNHVSTKWVPELRHHCPHAPIVVVGAKMDVRKEESTNEDCVSYAEGLKMSKKIGVFLECSAKTGENLRLVFQQAVRAALNKPKPKMRNCSLL from the exons ATGAACCGGGATCGGCCATTAAAGATAACAGTTGTCGGTGACGGTACTGTGGGCAAAACTTGCATTCTCATTGTATACACCAAGAATATATTCCCTGTGCAATATGTTCCAACTGT ATTCGACAACTTTTCGGACACCATTGAAGTAGACGGAAAATCGTACAATGTTTCTCTTTGGGATACTGCTGGCCAGGAAGACTACGAAAGACTGCGCATTCTCTCCTATCCTAAT ACCGACGTGTTCCTATTGTGCTACGCTGTCAATAATCGGACGTCATTTAACCATGTCTCAACCAAATGGGTCCCAGAATTGAGGCATCACTGTCCTCATGCACCCATCGTTGTTGTTG GAGCAAAAATGGATGTCCGGAAAGAGGAATCGACTAACGAGGACTGT GTTTCTTATGCTGAAGGTCTCAAGATGAGCAAGAAAATTGGCGTGTTCCTCGAGTGCTCCGCCAAAACGGGGGAGAATTTGAGACTGGTCTTCCAACAGGCCGTTCGGGCAGCTCTAAACAAACCAAAACCTAAAATGAGAAATTGCAGTCTGCTCTAA